A DNA window from Novosphingobium sp. RL4 contains the following coding sequences:
- a CDS encoding glycosyl transferase family protein → MFAAFWVLVGTVDEMAVDCCWAWFRLSGRASTGRISLEVSRAPLKGHAAVLIACWQEEQVIAHTIRHALSAWRQTGFTLYIGCYGNDSATVAAAMSGAGGDNRVRVIIHDREGPTTKADCLNRLYHALCEDERRRGCRYRSVLLHDSEDMVHPAELAVVDGALAKADFIQLPVRPEPQVRSRWVGGHYLDEFTEAHAKSLVVRDVLGAAVPAAGVGCGFARDILERITRRRRAEGSAGPFAAECLTEDYELGVLVWREGGRARFLRVRDEKGQLVATRAYFPATFEDSIRQKTRWVHGIAFQGWDRLGWSRLAWRRPGRVGKLADAWMAMRDRRGPLTAIVLASSYALLIVELLLGIVRVAGLADEIPVPKSLNPVLTICLASFVWRCGVRAGFTAREYGAWEGVCAILRIPVANLIAIFAGQRALASYIRTLNGGMIVWDKTRHDAHPAAMSVAGGPVL, encoded by the coding sequence TTGTTCGCTGCCTTCTGGGTTCTGGTCGGTACGGTCGATGAAATGGCCGTGGATTGCTGCTGGGCCTGGTTCAGACTGTCCGGCCGGGCGAGTACGGGCCGGATTTCCCTCGAGGTCAGCCGGGCGCCGTTGAAGGGACATGCTGCGGTTCTTATCGCTTGCTGGCAGGAAGAACAGGTCATCGCCCATACTATCCGCCATGCCCTTTCCGCGTGGCGGCAAACCGGTTTCACGCTCTACATCGGTTGTTATGGCAACGATTCCGCGACAGTCGCGGCCGCGATGTCGGGGGCGGGGGGTGACAACCGCGTCAGGGTCATCATTCATGACCGCGAAGGCCCGACTACCAAGGCGGATTGCCTGAACCGGCTCTATCATGCGCTGTGCGAGGATGAGCGACGTCGCGGATGCCGCTACCGCAGCGTGCTGCTCCACGATTCCGAGGACATGGTGCATCCCGCGGAGTTGGCCGTTGTCGACGGGGCGCTCGCCAAGGCTGATTTCATTCAATTGCCGGTCCGGCCCGAGCCGCAGGTCAGGTCGCGATGGGTCGGTGGCCATTATCTGGACGAATTCACCGAGGCTCATGCGAAATCACTGGTGGTCCGGGATGTGCTGGGCGCGGCGGTGCCGGCAGCCGGCGTCGGCTGCGGCTTTGCTCGGGATATCCTGGAGCGGATCACGCGTCGGCGCCGGGCTGAAGGCAGCGCCGGACCTTTCGCTGCCGAGTGCCTGACCGAGGATTATGAACTGGGTGTTCTCGTCTGGCGGGAAGGCGGCCGTGCCCGGTTCCTGCGTGTCCGGGATGAGAAGGGGCAACTCGTCGCCACGAGGGCTTATTTCCCCGCGACTTTCGAGGATTCGATCCGGCAGAAGACGCGCTGGGTCCACGGAATTGCCTTTCAGGGGTGGGATCGCCTTGGCTGGAGCCGTCTCGCATGGCGCCGTCCGGGGCGCGTGGGCAAGCTTGCCGATGCCTGGATGGCGATGCGCGATCGCCGCGGCCCGCTGACGGCAATCGTGCTCGCCAGCAGCTATGCGCTGCTCATTGTCGAACTGCTGCTCGGGATCGTGCGGGTGGCGGGATTGGCGGATGAGATACCCGTCCCGAAGTCGCTGAACCCGGTACTGACCATCTGCCTGGCCAGTTTCGTCTGGCGTTGCGGCGTGCGTGCAGGCTTTACCGCGCGCGAGTATGGTGCGTGGGAAGGTGTCTGCGCGATACTGCGCATTCCCGTGGCGAACCTGATCGCCATCTTCGCCGGGCAAAGGGCCCTGGCATCCTACATACGCACGCTGAACGGCGGAATGATCGTCTGGGACAAGACCCGCCACGATGCGCACCCGGCCGCGATGTCGGTAGCCGGAGGGCCGGTCCTGTGA
- the nhaA gene encoding Na+/H+ antiporter NhaA: MRMDRHYANELARRFIKLMGGEAGSGILLIIMAVLAMSAANSPLSDGYHALFHHELPWTPISRLTSVHAWINDALMALFFFVVGLEIKREVLGGELSSPEKRRLPVLAAAAGMAMPALIYLITAGTQQPEQRGWAIPAATDIAFAVGVLGLLGRRVPSSLRLFLLTVAIVDDLGAVIIIALFYTAQIELGWALAAIGLFAALLAVNRARIQFISLYLALGLGLWFCVLNSGIHATIAGVLFAFTIPLRTQHGDSMLLRLEHALAPWIGYLVVPVFGFANAGVALAGIGMAGLFAPVPLGIGLGLFIGKQAGVFAAIYLAHRLGIAPRPAGASWLQLWGTAVLCGIGFTMSLFIGALAFPTTPLLVDEAKLGVLAGSLASSLLGFVILRFAKAPSA; encoded by the coding sequence ATGAGAATGGATAGACATTACGCCAATGAATTGGCGCGCCGTTTCATAAAGTTAATGGGCGGTGAAGCAGGTTCAGGCATCCTACTGATCATCATGGCCGTACTGGCGATGTCCGCCGCGAACTCACCTCTGAGTGATGGCTATCACGCCCTTTTCCATCATGAGCTTCCCTGGACTCCAATCTCCAGGCTCACTTCTGTTCATGCATGGATCAACGACGCACTGATGGCCTTGTTCTTCTTTGTGGTCGGATTGGAAATAAAGCGCGAGGTTCTCGGCGGTGAACTGTCGAGCCCCGAAAAGCGCCGCCTGCCGGTACTCGCCGCGGCGGCAGGCATGGCGATGCCCGCGCTGATCTACCTCATTACCGCCGGAACCCAACAACCCGAACAGAGGGGCTGGGCCATCCCTGCCGCCACGGACATCGCCTTTGCCGTAGGAGTGCTAGGACTGCTTGGCCGGCGGGTACCATCCTCGCTGAGGCTGTTCCTGCTGACGGTCGCGATCGTCGACGATCTGGGCGCTGTCATTATCATTGCGCTGTTCTATACCGCGCAGATCGAACTGGGTTGGGCGCTGGCCGCGATCGGCCTGTTCGCAGCGCTTCTCGCAGTCAATCGCGCACGCATCCAGTTCATCAGCCTCTATCTGGCGCTCGGCCTGGGCCTGTGGTTCTGCGTGCTCAACTCCGGCATTCACGCGACGATCGCCGGGGTTCTCTTCGCCTTCACGATCCCGCTGCGAACACAGCACGGAGACAGCATGCTGCTGCGCCTCGAACACGCGCTGGCGCCATGGATCGGCTATCTCGTGGTGCCTGTGTTCGGTTTTGCCAATGCCGGCGTGGCACTGGCCGGAATCGGCATGGCAGGACTGTTCGCCCCGGTGCCCCTGGGCATTGGCCTGGGCCTTTTCATCGGCAAGCAAGCGGGCGTATTCGCGGCGATCTATCTGGCGCACCGCCTGGGCATCGCCCCGCGCCCCGCCGGTGCAAGCTGGCTGCAACTCTGGGGGACGGCAGTATTGTGCGGCATCGGGTTCACCATGAGCCTGTTCATCGGCGCCCTCGCCTTCCCGACTACGCCTCTGCTCGTGGATGAAGCCAAGCTGGGTGTGCTGGCAGGATCGCTGGCCTCTTCCCTTCTGGGCTTCGTGATCCTGCGATTCGCGAAAGCGCCCTCGGCCTGA
- a CDS encoding VOC family protein, whose amino-acid sequence MTKYLHTMIRVSDPEATIRFFELIGLQETRRFSSEQGRFTLIYLAVPGEESEVELTYNWPAEDGSAEEYSGGRNFGHLAFQVDDIYATCQTLADAGVVINRPPRDGHMAFVRTPDGISVELLQDGRLDPAEPWASMPNVGVW is encoded by the coding sequence GTGACCAAATATCTCCACACCATGATCCGCGTAAGCGATCCGGAAGCCACGATCCGCTTCTTCGAACTGATCGGCCTTCAGGAAACCCGGCGTTTTTCAAGCGAGCAGGGGCGCTTCACGCTGATCTATCTTGCAGTTCCGGGCGAGGAATCCGAGGTCGAGCTGACGTATAACTGGCCGGCCGAGGATGGTTCCGCCGAGGAGTATTCGGGCGGGCGCAACTTCGGGCATCTCGCGTTCCAGGTCGACGATATCTACGCCACCTGCCAGACCTTGGCCGACGCAGGCGTGGTCATCAATCGTCCGCCTCGCGACGGTCACATGGCGTTCGTGCGCACGCCGGACGGCATTTCCGTCGAACTGTTGCAGGATGGCCGGCTGGATCCCGCCGAGCCATGGGCGTCGATGCCGAACGTCGGCGTCTGGTAA
- a CDS encoding SIMPL domain-containing protein produces the protein MTDDSPESPHHSTTFLAESATRRWLLASTILAIGVVAGGYLLGDGLKRAHRADRSVTVRGLAERDVTADLATWTIAYSATANDLAGAQASVENDTAQIRTFFKELGFPADAIQPTGANVSQSKDNNGIASFTVRQRMTLRSQDIKRAQDAVRRQFELVRRGVILEEGSGMAYTFTKLNDIKPPMVAAATKDARSAAEQFANDSGAEVGSIKGATQGYFTVEARDGDSGGGWGVSDTPYKKVRVVTTVDFYLR, from the coding sequence ATGACCGACGATAGCCCAGAGAGCCCTCATCACTCTACCACCTTCTTGGCCGAATCCGCTACCAGACGATGGCTTCTCGCCTCGACCATCCTGGCCATCGGCGTTGTCGCTGGCGGCTATCTGCTGGGAGACGGCCTGAAGCGCGCGCACCGGGCAGACCGCTCCGTTACCGTGCGGGGCCTGGCGGAGCGGGACGTCACCGCCGACCTCGCCACCTGGACGATCGCCTACTCGGCCACCGCCAACGACCTTGCCGGAGCGCAGGCGAGCGTCGAGAATGATACGGCGCAGATTCGCACATTCTTCAAGGAACTCGGCTTTCCCGCAGATGCCATCCAGCCGACGGGCGCCAATGTCTCGCAGTCCAAGGACAACAACGGCATCGCGAGCTTCACCGTCCGTCAGCGGATGACCTTGCGCAGTCAGGACATCAAGCGTGCGCAGGACGCGGTAAGACGTCAGTTCGAACTCGTTCGGCGCGGCGTCATTCTCGAAGAAGGTTCGGGGATGGCCTATACATTCACCAAGCTCAACGACATCAAGCCGCCCATGGTCGCTGCTGCCACCAAGGACGCACGGTCCGCCGCGGAGCAGTTTGCCAATGACAGCGGGGCGGAAGTCGGCTCCATCAAGGGCGCCACTCAGGGATACTTCACCGTAGAGGCGCGGGATGGCGATTCCGGCGGCGGCTGGGGTGTTTCGGACACGCCCTACAAGAAAGTCCGCGTTGTCACGACGGTGGATTTCTATCTCCGCTGA
- a CDS encoding TorF family putative porin, with protein sequence MLMSVRGAIAASLLAGTALAATPAFADEADAPSEITVTGNVALTSDYRFRGVSLSGGDLAVQGGITVSHQSGFYAGIWSSSLHSSEVDVNGDGIGDGSVYGDQELDLMAGWTGEVTSGLTLDAGLLYYVYPSGKIGDANYWEPYVSVSGQAGPAKLKVGVAYDWKQKGLLDNNGDKSDNFYVYGNVDVAIPNTPVTVSGHIGYTDGVLSPCYYCTGTGTFNDKTGIDYSIGASMTLFGPLSASLSYVGVSGAAIDSYTDDTVVATLTASF encoded by the coding sequence ATGCTTATGTCCGTCCGTGGCGCTATCGCCGCCTCTCTTCTTGCGGGTACTGCACTCGCAGCAACTCCGGCTTTCGCAGACGAGGCGGACGCCCCCTCGGAAATCACCGTTACCGGCAACGTCGCGCTGACCAGCGACTATCGATTCCGCGGCGTTTCGCTCTCGGGGGGCGATCTTGCGGTCCAGGGCGGCATTACGGTTTCGCATCAGAGCGGCTTCTATGCCGGTATCTGGTCGTCGTCGCTTCACAGCAGCGAAGTGGACGTCAACGGTGACGGCATCGGCGACGGTTCGGTCTACGGAGACCAGGAACTCGACCTCATGGCAGGCTGGACTGGCGAAGTGACCTCGGGCCTCACGCTCGATGCCGGCCTCCTTTACTACGTCTATCCGAGCGGCAAGATCGGCGATGCCAACTACTGGGAGCCCTACGTCTCGGTGAGCGGCCAGGCCGGCCCGGCGAAGCTCAAGGTGGGCGTGGCCTATGACTGGAAGCAGAAGGGCCTGCTCGACAACAATGGCGACAAGTCGGACAACTTCTACGTTTACGGTAACGTCGACGTGGCCATTCCCAACACCCCGGTGACCGTTTCGGGCCATATCGGCTACACTGACGGCGTGCTGTCGCCCTGCTACTACTGCACCGGCACGGGCACGTTCAACGACAAGACCGGCATCGATTATTCGATCGGCGCCTCGATGACGCTGTTCGGCCCGCTTTCCGCCAGCCTCAGCTACGTCGGCGTGAGCGGCGCGGCGATTGACAGCTACACGGACGACACTGTCGTCGCGACGCTGACCGCGTCCTTCTGA
- a CDS encoding metallophosphoesterase, whose translation MRLPHIPPGQRAYAVGDIHGRLDLFEQLIDAIERDNAGRDSSQSIVVLLGDLIDRGPASAGVIARARQWASKRRVEFIQGNHEEMLLVAARKLDAFRSFLKFGGRETILSYGLDPAFVMEAELEDLQRAMIEVIPQDDFDFIDSFQKMVRLGDYLFVHAGIRPDTPLEHQLGHDCRWIREPFLSHNGEFGAFIVHGHTITEEPEMRANRVGIDTGAYVHGRLTAIGLQGSERWFIQACENESGISVQVAA comes from the coding sequence GTGCGGCTTCCTCACATCCCTCCGGGACAACGTGCTTATGCCGTTGGCGATATCCACGGCCGACTCGACCTGTTCGAGCAGTTGATCGACGCGATCGAGCGCGACAACGCCGGCCGCGACAGTTCACAAAGCATCGTGGTTCTGCTGGGCGACCTGATCGACCGTGGCCCGGCGAGCGCCGGCGTCATTGCGCGCGCCCGGCAATGGGCCAGCAAGCGCCGCGTCGAATTCATCCAGGGCAATCACGAGGAAATGCTTCTGGTGGCGGCGCGCAAGCTCGATGCCTTCCGCAGTTTCCTGAAGTTCGGCGGCCGCGAGACGATCCTTTCCTACGGCCTCGATCCGGCCTTCGTCATGGAAGCCGAACTGGAAGATCTTCAACGCGCCATGATCGAGGTCATCCCGCAGGACGATTTCGACTTCATCGACAGCTTCCAGAAGATGGTGCGGCTTGGCGACTATCTGTTCGTCCATGCCGGGATTCGCCCGGATACTCCGCTGGAGCACCAACTGGGTCACGACTGCCGCTGGATTCGCGAGCCCTTCCTCAGCCACAATGGCGAGTTCGGGGCCTTCATCGTCCACGGCCACACCATCACCGAGGAACCGGAAATGCGGGCCAATCGCGTGGGCATCGACACGGGCGCCTATGTGCATGGGCGGCTCACGGCTATCGGACTTCAGGGCAGCGAGCGCTGGTTCATCCAGGCGTGCGAAAACGAGAGCGGAATCTCCGTCCAAGTCGCGGCCTGA
- a CDS encoding N-acetylmuramoyl-L-alanine amidase, with translation MNRWLVNRIVRSPNCNERKLPISMVVLHYTGMKSAEEALERMCDPEAEVSAHYMIDEEGTVTSLVPEDRRAWHAGRSYWRGVTDVNSASIGIELVNPGHEWGYRPFPEPQMDALLPLLADIMDRHDVPRANVVGHSDIAPARKQDPGEYFDWARLGELGLALEIPAAKMNLFYDNPGAFYLALERFGYDITDGRAAVTAFQRRWRPELIDGEIDGEIGAILLELLLERDTGRAR, from the coding sequence ATGAACCGATGGTTGGTCAATCGCATCGTCAGGTCGCCGAACTGCAACGAGCGCAAGCTGCCGATCTCGATGGTCGTGCTGCACTATACCGGCATGAAGTCGGCCGAAGAAGCGCTCGAGCGGATGTGCGATCCCGAGGCCGAAGTCTCCGCGCATTACATGATCGACGAGGAGGGCACGGTCACTTCCCTCGTCCCGGAGGATCGCCGGGCATGGCATGCCGGGCGATCATACTGGCGCGGCGTGACCGACGTGAATTCCGCTTCGATCGGCATCGAACTGGTGAATCCGGGGCATGAATGGGGATATCGCCCATTTCCCGAGCCGCAGATGGACGCTCTCCTGCCGCTTCTGGCGGACATCATGGACCGTCACGACGTTCCTCGCGCCAATGTGGTCGGCCACTCCGATATCGCGCCTGCCCGCAAGCAGGACCCCGGCGAGTACTTCGACTGGGCGAGGCTGGGCGAACTCGGGCTCGCGCTGGAGATCCCGGCGGCGAAGATGAACCTCTTCTACGACAACCCTGGCGCTTTCTATCTCGCCCTCGAACGCTTCGGTTATGACATCACCGATGGCCGCGCCGCGGTTACGGCGTTTCAGCGGCGTTGGCGTCCGGAATTGATCGATGGCGAGATCGATGGAGAAATCGGCGCAATTCTGTTGGAACTCCTGTTGGAGCGTGACACCGGCCGTGCTAGGTGA
- a CDS encoding histidine phosphotransferase family protein — protein sequence MTTSSLELASLLCSRLCHDMLSPVGALTNGLELLADEKDPEMRQRCFELLDQSARISADKLKFFRLAFGAAGGFGDMVPVSEARALIDALVANNARIVLNWALASEMLPKPAVKTLLNFGLIGIEALPRGGTLELAAEFRDGVSEIVVRAVGPRIAFDRDIGRALEGALPEGDLSSRTAPAAMIQQLAHSQGGRLQYALAEDALVLGAVLPGA from the coding sequence ATGACGACGAGCTCGCTCGAACTTGCCAGCCTGCTGTGTTCGCGACTGTGCCATGACATGCTCAGTCCGGTGGGCGCGCTGACCAACGGGTTGGAGCTGCTGGCGGATGAGAAGGACCCGGAGATGCGCCAGCGCTGCTTCGAACTGCTCGACCAGAGCGCTCGGATTTCGGCGGACAAGCTGAAGTTTTTCCGCCTCGCCTTTGGCGCTGCAGGTGGCTTTGGCGACATGGTTCCCGTCAGTGAGGCCCGCGCGCTGATCGATGCGCTCGTTGCCAACAATGCCCGCATCGTGCTGAATTGGGCGCTCGCAAGCGAAATGCTGCCCAAGCCTGCGGTCAAGACGCTGCTGAATTTCGGCCTGATCGGCATCGAGGCGCTGCCGCGCGGCGGTACGCTGGAACTGGCCGCCGAATTTCGCGACGGCGTCAGCGAGATCGTGGTGCGCGCCGTCGGGCCGCGCATCGCCTTCGACCGCGATATCGGCCGCGCCCTTGAAGGGGCGCTGCCCGAGGGCGATCTTTCGAGCCGGACGGCGCCTGCCGCGATGATCCAGCAACTGGCGCACAGTCAGGGTGGCCGCCTGCAATATGCCCTGGCGGAAGATGCTCTCGTGCTTGGCGCCGTGTTGCCGGGGGCCTGA
- a CDS encoding M67 family metallopeptidase: MNVEVTSDVIARLREESLRAHPEECCGLLLGEGMRVDRAIPAANVAAEPNRHFEIDPSVLLAAHRGARQGGPQVLGYYHSHPVGHPVPSATDCEHSTGDSRVWAIIAGGQVAFWRDTGNGFAPIPCRIVG, encoded by the coding sequence ATGAATGTCGAAGTGACAAGTGACGTGATCGCAAGACTGCGTGAAGAATCGTTACGTGCCCATCCGGAGGAGTGCTGCGGCCTGCTCCTGGGCGAGGGTATGCGGGTCGATCGGGCGATTCCGGCGGCGAATGTCGCCGCTGAACCCAACCGTCATTTCGAGATCGATCCCTCGGTTCTGCTCGCCGCCCATCGCGGAGCAAGGCAGGGCGGTCCGCAGGTGCTGGGCTATTATCATTCCCATCCCGTCGGCCATCCCGTGCCATCGGCCACTGATTGCGAACATTCCACCGGGGATTCGCGCGTTTGGGCGATCATCGCGGGCGGGCAGGTTGCTTTCTGGCGCGATACCGGGAATGGATTTGCGCCGATACCATGCCGTATTGTCGGATGA
- a CDS encoding RluA family pseudouridine synthase translates to MGAYENIIQGSIGNDGGRLDKALAEASGLSRERIKALMAEGRVSLAGKPVSQGSLKVAGGTAFAIDVPEAAAAEAVAQDIPLSVVFEDEYLIVVDKPAGLVVHPAAGNLDGTLVNALLHHCRGQLSGIGGVARPGIVHRIDKDTSGLLVVAKTDKAHEGLAAQFADHSIARAYRAVVSGRPIPLAGTVTGAIGRSSSNRKKMALVEDGRGKHAVTHYRTIESLKTASLVECRLETGRTHQVRVHMSSIGHSLVGDPVYGRTPPAIRPILQRLGFSRQALHAAELGFVHPVTGENVHLVSPLPDDMRTLIDELRH, encoded by the coding sequence ATGGGGGCTTACGAAAACATCATCCAGGGTTCGATCGGCAACGATGGCGGCCGGCTGGACAAGGCGCTGGCCGAGGCGAGCGGACTTTCACGCGAGCGCATCAAGGCGCTTATGGCCGAAGGCCGGGTCTCGCTTGCCGGTAAACCGGTTTCGCAGGGCTCGCTCAAGGTGGCCGGAGGCACAGCCTTCGCCATCGATGTGCCGGAAGCCGCCGCCGCCGAGGCGGTGGCGCAGGACATTCCGCTGAGCGTCGTGTTCGAGGACGAGTACCTTATCGTGGTAGACAAGCCGGCGGGGCTGGTCGTGCATCCTGCCGCAGGCAATCTCGACGGCACGCTGGTGAATGCGCTGCTGCATCACTGCCGGGGCCAGCTTTCCGGGATCGGCGGCGTGGCCCGTCCGGGAATCGTCCATAGGATCGACAAGGACACGTCCGGCCTGCTCGTCGTCGCCAAGACCGACAAGGCGCATGAGGGGCTGGCCGCGCAATTCGCCGATCATTCGATCGCACGTGCCTATCGGGCCGTCGTGTCCGGCAGGCCGATTCCGCTGGCGGGCACGGTAACGGGCGCAATCGGCCGGTCCAGTTCCAACCGCAAGAAGATGGCGCTGGTCGAGGATGGTCGCGGCAAGCATGCGGTCACGCATTACAGAACCATAGAATCGCTGAAGACCGCGAGTTTGGTGGAATGCCGCCTGGAGACGGGACGCACGCATCAGGTCCGCGTTCACATGTCGTCAATCGGACATTCGCTAGTGGGGGACCCTGTATATGGTCGTACACCTCCAGCGATTCGTCCGATTCTCCAGCGACTCGGTTTCTCCCGTCAGGCACTTCATGCCGCGGAACTTGGCTTCGTCCATCCCGTTACTGGAGAGAACGTTCATCTCGTCAGCCCGCTTCCCGACGACATGCGGACACTGATCGATGAACTGCGACACTGA
- the rpoH gene encoding RNA polymerase sigma factor RpoH, producing MSKERNLPAVPALGGEQSLNRYLSEIRKFPLLAPEQEYMLAKRYKEHEDPAAAGQLVTSHLRLVAKIAMGYRGYGLPVSELISEGNIGLMQGVKKFEPDRGFRLATYAMWWIKASIQEYILRSWSLVKMGTTAAQKKLFFNLRRMKKNLDAYEDSDLHPDDVAKIATTLGVSEQEVVNMNRRMMMGGDASLNVSLREEGEGQWQDILADDRPLQDETVADAEEATVRHAMLVEAMDGLNERERDILMERRLTEDPKTLEELSQVYHVSRERVRQIEVRAFEKLQKAMNRIASDRKLLPAG from the coding sequence GTGAGCAAGGAACGAAATCTCCCGGCGGTGCCGGCACTGGGCGGTGAGCAGAGCCTCAACCGTTACCTGTCCGAGATCCGCAAGTTCCCGCTTCTCGCGCCCGAGCAGGAATACATGCTCGCCAAGCGCTACAAGGAGCATGAGGACCCCGCCGCAGCGGGCCAGCTCGTGACCAGCCATCTTCGCCTCGTCGCGAAGATCGCGATGGGTTACCGCGGCTATGGCCTGCCGGTTTCGGAACTCATTTCCGAAGGCAACATCGGCCTGATGCAGGGCGTGAAGAAGTTCGAACCTGATCGGGGCTTCCGTCTCGCCACTTATGCGATGTGGTGGATCAAGGCTTCGATTCAAGAGTACATCCTGCGTTCGTGGTCTCTCGTGAAGATGGGCACCACCGCCGCGCAGAAGAAGCTGTTCTTCAACTTGCGCCGGATGAAGAAGAATCTCGACGCCTACGAGGATTCCGACCTTCACCCTGACGACGTCGCCAAGATCGCAACCACGCTCGGCGTCTCCGAGCAGGAAGTGGTCAACATGAACCGGCGCATGATGATGGGCGGCGATGCTTCGCTGAACGTCTCCCTGCGCGAGGAAGGCGAAGGCCAATGGCAGGATATCCTTGCGGACGATCGCCCGTTGCAGGACGAAACCGTTGCCGACGCCGAGGAAGCGACCGTTCGCCACGCCATGCTGGTCGAGGCGATGGACGGCCTCAATGAGCGTGAGCGTGACATTCTGATGGAACGCCGCCTGACCGAGGACCCGAAGACGCTCGAAGAGCTGAGCCAGGTCTATCATGTCAGCCGCGAGCGCGTCCGCCAGATCGAGGTGCGCGCTTTCGAAAAGCTGCAAAAGGCGATGAACCGGATCGCCAGCGATCGTAAGCTGCTGCCCGCGGGCTGA
- a CDS encoding patatin-like phospholipase family protein: protein MAVHSLDLALQGGGAHGAFTWGVLDALLQDERLQFGAVSGASAGAMNAAVLVSGLVSGGPEGARERLRSFWKDLNRTGREAGPLIPMIEAFPQTSRAMSSWWSTVFGDLGMAHASPELGREMQEILRKVIEDHVDFTAISKEEAPRIFVSATHAESGAVRIFRNEELTADALLASACLPLYFPPVTIEGKDYWDGGYSANPPLVPLVRESPNDDLLLITVNPQLRDHTPRNAAAIVDRITEIGFNQSMRKELQGLFLLKSSIGHYRAGEGLIAQVERLRLHEIHDEPTLAAMPAQTKLLPVRHLLLKLRDAGEAAAKRWCETSIKHLGKQSTVDLAGRFGFGLT, encoded by the coding sequence ATGGCGGTTCACTCTCTCGACCTTGCGCTGCAAGGAGGCGGCGCCCACGGTGCCTTTACCTGGGGCGTCCTGGACGCACTGCTCCAGGATGAACGTCTTCAGTTCGGTGCGGTCAGCGGTGCCAGTGCCGGTGCCATGAATGCGGCAGTGCTCGTTTCGGGTCTCGTTTCCGGCGGGCCGGAAGGAGCACGCGAACGGCTGCGTTCTTTCTGGAAAGACCTGAACCGGACAGGCCGCGAGGCAGGGCCGCTGATCCCCATGATCGAGGCCTTTCCGCAGACTTCACGCGCGATGTCTTCATGGTGGAGTACGGTTTTCGGTGATCTCGGCATGGCGCATGCCTCGCCGGAACTGGGCCGTGAAATGCAGGAGATCCTCCGCAAGGTCATCGAGGATCATGTCGATTTCACTGCGATATCGAAGGAAGAGGCTCCGCGGATCTTCGTTTCGGCAACCCATGCCGAGAGCGGCGCGGTGCGGATCTTCCGCAACGAGGAGCTGACGGCGGACGCCTTGCTCGCTTCCGCATGTCTGCCGCTGTATTTTCCGCCGGTGACGATCGAGGGCAAGGATTACTGGGACGGTGGCTACAGCGCCAACCCGCCGCTCGTCCCGCTCGTGCGGGAAAGCCCGAACGACGACCTCCTGCTGATTACCGTCAATCCCCAGCTTCGCGACCACACTCCGCGCAATGCCGCCGCGATCGTGGACCGCATAACCGAGATCGGCTTCAACCAGTCGATGCGCAAGGAGTTGCAGGGGCTGTTCCTGCTCAAGTCGTCGATCGGGCATTACCGGGCTGGCGAGGGACTCATCGCGCAAGTGGAGCGGTTGCGCCTACATGAAATTCATGACGAGCCGACACTGGCGGCGATGCCGGCGCAGACCAAACTGCTGCCGGTGCGGCATCTTCTGCTCAAGCTGCGCGATGCGGGGGAAGCGGCGGCCAAACGCTGGTGCGAGACGTCGATCAAGCATCTCGGCAAGCAGAGCACGGTCGATCTGGCGGGGCGTTTCGGTTTCGGTCTGACCTGA